A portion of the Limisphaera ngatamarikiensis genome contains these proteins:
- a CDS encoding FmdB family zinc ribbon protein, translated as MPTYEYICEKCGHQFETFQSITEPPLTVCPRELCGQKRWGKGRVKRAISGGAGLLFKGSGFYITDYRSESYKQAAKREAAVASGGNGKDGGSSGKGGSGKSGSSGSGNGSS; from the coding sequence ATGCCGACGTACGAGTACATTTGCGAAAAGTGCGGTCATCAGTTCGAAACGTTCCAGTCCATCACGGAACCGCCCCTGACGGTCTGTCCCCGGGAGCTTTGCGGTCAGAAACGCTGGGGCAAGGGCCGCGTCAAACGGGCCATCAGCGGTGGGGCGGGCTTGCTCTTCAAGGGGAGCGGTTTTTACATCACCGATTATCGCAGCGAAAGTTACAAGCAGGCAGCCAAACGCGAAGCCGCGGTTGCCTCCGGCGGTAACGGCAAGGATGGAGGCAGCTCCGGCAAGGGCGGCTCGGGCAAAAGCGGCAGCTCCGGCTCGGGCAACGGTTCCTCCTGA